A genomic window from Photobacterium gaetbulicola Gung47 includes:
- a CDS encoding 4-hydroxythreonine-4-phosphate dehydrogenase (COG3395) gives MLLGVIADDFTGATDIAGFLVENGMRTIQLNGVPKTTLDIDADAVVISLKSRSCPVDEAIDTSVSALNWLRQQGCQQFYFKYCSTFDSTREGNIGPVTDALLNALGEDFTIVCPALPVNGRTVFNGHLFVMGELLSDSGMRNHPVTPMTDSSLVRLMDNQSSGTTGLVNYQTIEQGAQAVAERFAALAREGHRYTVLDAFNQSHLETLGEAVKSLKLVTGGSGLASGIAKNWTEHLSDQSSAKQAGKPQQAKTVVLSGSCSIMTNQQVANYAQKAPHLALDVKACLEQQDYCESVFQWVLENLEADFAPMVYATAEPEVLKAIQAQYGAQASSHAVEQFFSQLAHQLKENGVQNFIVAGGETSGVVTQSLGVKGFHIGPQIAPGVPWVKAIDSKLSLALKSGNFGDVNFFETAQGFYHD, from the coding sequence ATGCTACTAGGAGTTATCGCCGACGATTTTACCGGCGCAACGGACATTGCCGGCTTTCTGGTTGAAAATGGTATGCGCACCATTCAGTTAAATGGTGTGCCAAAAACCACTCTAGATATCGATGCCGATGCGGTCGTGATCAGTTTGAAGTCACGCTCTTGCCCAGTTGATGAGGCCATTGATACCTCTGTTTCCGCTCTCAACTGGCTACGACAGCAAGGCTGCCAGCAGTTCTACTTCAAATACTGCTCGACCTTCGACAGCACTCGCGAGGGCAACATTGGGCCTGTCACCGATGCACTGCTCAATGCCCTGGGAGAGGACTTCACGATTGTATGCCCTGCTCTACCGGTCAACGGGCGTACTGTGTTCAATGGCCACCTATTTGTGATGGGCGAACTACTCTCCGACTCAGGCATGCGAAATCACCCGGTCACCCCGATGACAGATTCAAGCTTGGTACGCCTGATGGATAACCAGTCAAGTGGCACCACCGGCCTGGTGAACTACCAGACTATCGAACAAGGTGCCCAAGCAGTTGCTGAGCGCTTCGCAGCCCTCGCCCGAGAAGGTCATCGTTACACGGTTCTCGACGCATTCAACCAGTCCCATCTGGAGACACTAGGTGAAGCGGTGAAATCACTCAAGCTGGTCACAGGTGGTTCAGGCTTGGCTTCGGGTATTGCCAAAAACTGGACGGAGCATTTAAGCGACCAGTCATCGGCAAAACAGGCTGGCAAGCCGCAGCAAGCCAAAACCGTGGTGCTGTCGGGTTCATGCTCAATCATGACCAACCAGCAAGTTGCCAACTACGCCCAAAAAGCGCCACACCTGGCTCTGGATGTAAAAGCGTGCCTTGAGCAACAAGATTACTGTGAGTCTGTCTTCCAGTGGGTACTAGAAAATCTTGAAGCTGACTTTGCTCCTATGGTTTACGCCACTGCTGAGCCGGAAGTATTAAAGGCCATCCAAGCACAATACGGCGCTCAGGCATCCAGCCATGCCGTTGAGCAGTTCTTCAGCCAGCTAGCCCACCAGCTAAAAGAGAATGGCGTGCAGAACTTCATTGTAGCCGGCGGCGAGACATCCGGGGTTGTAACCCAAAGCCTAGGGGTAAAAGGTTTCCATATCGGCCCTCAAATCGCCCCAGGCGTGCCTTGGGTAAAGGCGATCGACAGCAAGCTGTCACTGGCGCTGAAATCAGGCAACTTTGGTGACGTTAACTTCTTCGAAACGGCACAAGGGTTCTACCATGACTGA
- a CDS encoding putative aldolase (COG0235), which produces MTEQQLREQMVTLARSMFERGYATGGAGNLSLKLPNGHFLATPTGSSFGRLDADRLSVVDIDGNHISGDRPSKEVAFHLAIYRNNSACNAIVHLHSTYLTALSCLQGLDTDNAIKPFTPYFVMRIGKLPVIPYLRPGDPRIAEELAKRAADYRAFLLANHGPVVTGSNLTDAVDNAEELEETAKLALMLDGKSIRYLSEEEITDLQGRGK; this is translated from the coding sequence ATGACTGAACAACAACTCAGAGAGCAGATGGTAACGCTTGCTCGCTCGATGTTCGAGCGCGGTTACGCCACCGGTGGCGCGGGTAACCTCTCTCTCAAACTGCCGAACGGGCACTTTCTGGCAACACCGACCGGCTCTTCATTTGGCCGACTGGATGCGGATCGTTTATCGGTAGTTGATATTGACGGCAACCACATTTCAGGTGACCGCCCATCGAAGGAAGTGGCATTCCACTTGGCGATTTACCGTAACAACAGTGCATGCAATGCCATTGTCCATTTGCACTCGACTTACCTAACGGCGCTGTCTTGCTTGCAAGGGCTGGACACCGACAACGCCATTAAACCATTCACACCCTATTTCGTAATGCGTATCGGCAAGCTGCCAGTGATTCCGTATCTACGTCCAGGCGATCCGCGCATAGCTGAAGAGCTGGCCAAGCGAGCAGCTGACTACCGGGCCTTCTTACTGGCTAACCACGGTCCGGTTGTCACCGGTAGTAACCTGACTGATGCTGTCGACAATGCCGAAGAGCTGGAAGAAACCGCGAAACTCGCATTAATGCTGGATGGGAAGTCAATTCGATACCTTAGCGAAGAAGAAATCACAGACCTACAAGGGAGAGGCAAATAA